One region of Sardina pilchardus chromosome 18, fSarPil1.1, whole genome shotgun sequence genomic DNA includes:
- the zswim8 gene encoding zinc finger SWIM domain-containing protein 8 isoform X7 — protein sequence MELMFAEWEDGERFSFEDSDRFEEDSLCSFISEAESLCQNWRGWRKQSAGPNSPTVKIKDGQVIPLVELSAKQVAFHIPFEVVEKVYPPVPEQLQLRIAYWSFPENEEDIRLYSCLANGSPDEFQRGEQLYRIKAVRDPLQIGFHLSATVVSQQAGQSKGAYNVAVMFDRCRITSCSCTCGAGAKWCAHVVALCLFRIHNASAVCLRAPVSESLSRLQRDQLQKFAQYLISELPQQILPTAQRLLDELLSSQSTAINTVCGAPDPTAGPSASDQSTWYLDESTLSDNIKKTLHKFCGPSPVVFSDVNSMYLSSTEPPAAAEWACLLRPLRGREPEGIWNLLSIVREMFKRRDSNAAPLLEILTEQCLTYEQIIGWWYSVRTSASHSSASGHTGRSNGQTEVAAHACASMCDEMVVLWRLAVLDPTMSPQRRLELAAQLKQWHLKVIEIVKRGQHRKSLDKLFQGFKPAVESCYFNWEVAYPLAGITYSSTDKKSASFCWARAVQQQRGAKAGLSGDQQEPGGGGGGGGGGRAVGCDGGPYDHKPRSGYQPQQEVAVRPKETIVSKRKGLSAVGGAGVMMRLGGGVSLALEGEGKGVYKTVASSSSSSGSKAKLAQGGKVSGGGGGGGGGGGGGGGGGGGGGSGGKHPSAKRRTSSEDSSLEPDMAELSLDDGSSLALGAEASNTNSFDFLPPPPEMLPSPSPLLREPRKYGGGGGGGGGSGGSSSSKERVFEGKRVSHAPGPPAAEAPAFSKECALPGAAASATAAAAAAGAPAADKEVEVEAELEENGGEDDGLPDDARPSTSSSAAAAPAPTLSAPVTGKPPRGARREGEGSGAAAGPPGPEGAGAAAAAGGAGGDPIGEDDYQAYYLSAASEEGGDRGAPDNNHEEEPDIFAGIKPLEQEGRMEVLFACAEALYAHGYSNEACRLAVELASDLLANPPDLKVEQPQTKGKKSKVSTSRQTQVATNTLSKAAFLLTVLSERLELHHLAFNMGMFSLELQRPPASTKALEVKLAYQESEVVALLKKIPLGVVEMSLIRDRAEQLRDGNFCDYRPVLPLMLASFIFDVLCTPAVSPTGSRPPSRNRNTEMPGDEELGFEAAVAALGMKTTVSEAEHPLLCEGTRREKGDLALALMITYKDDQSKLKKILDKLLDRESQTHKPQTLSSFYSSKPAAGSQKSPSKHSAAHAHAHAHASSHSAHSASQGGGVSKHAASSAAAPVASAVSGGAAASSSSSQGVAGGCASGQQGALGGAGTVQNAAAVAATATGDAIAGESRDQDGAQPSSCEQPNEAAPFKPEGTVPSRLALGGRGAYSGRCWGSPVRQKKKHTGMASIDSSAPETTSDSSPTLSRRPLRGGWAAASWGRGQDSDSISSSSSDSLGSSSSSGSRRAGGGARAKSTDTSRYKGRRPECHAPHVPNQPSEAAAHFYFELAKTVLIKAGGNSSTSIFTQPSASGGHQGPHRNLHLCAFEIGLYALGLHNFVSPNWLSRTYSSHVSWITGQAMEIGSAALNILVECWDGHLTPPEVASLADRASRARDPNMVRAAAELALSCLPHAHALNPNEIQRALVQCKEQDNVMLEKACMAVEEAAKGGGVYPEVLFEVAHQWYWLYEQTVGGGSGSQREVPARCGANGGSARRQQESGCSVLEGGGTMDQQSMAAVTASVTAAAVVPVISVGSTIYQSHTLPGAAMAHTQGLHPYTTIQAHLPTVCTSQYLGHPLQHVPRPAVFPVPGAAYPQGMHPAFIGAQYPFSVATGPPMAATAVTFPGVPVPSMTQITVHPYHTETGLPLGTTVAGPCGFVGGVHSSSTIQAIPALPGLASQPTSLVSAPFPTEDEQHSQPISQQGLHYLHSAYRVGMLALEMLGRRAHNDHPNNFSRSPPYTEDVKWLLGLAARLGVNYVYQFCVGAAKGVLSPFVLQEIIMEALQRLNPAHIHAHLRTPAFHQLVQRCQQAYLQYIHHRLIHLTPADYDDFVNIIRSARGAFCLTPVGMMQFNDVLQNLKRGKQTKELWQRISLEMATFSP from the exons ATGGAACTAATGTTCGCGGAGTGGGAAGACGGAGAGCGATTCTCCTTCGAAGACTCCGACCGGTTTGAGGAGGACTCGCTCTGCTCTTTCATATCCGAGGCAGAGAGTCTCTGTCAGAattggagagggtggagaaaaCAGTCCGCTGGGCCCAATTCTCCTACAGTAAAGATCAAAG ATGGCCAGGTAATCCCTCTGGTGGAGCTGTCTGCCAAGCAGGTAGCGTTCCACATCCCATTTGAGGTGGTGGAGAAGGTGTACCCCCCTGTGCCAGAGCAGCTGCAGCTCCGCATTGCCTACTGGAGCTTTCCAGAAAATGAGGAAGACATCAG GCTCTACTCCTGTCTGGCCAATGGGAGTCCAGATGAATTTCAACGAGGGGAACAGCTCTACAGGATAAAGGCCGTGAGAGATCCCCTGCAGATTG GCTTCCATCTCAGCGCCACCGTGGTGTCCCAGCAGGCCGGGCAGTCCAAGGGCGCCTACAATGTGGCCGTCATGTTCGACCGCTGCCGCATCACTTCCTGCAGCTGCACCTGTGGCGCCGGGGCCAAGTGGTGCGCCCACGTGGTGGCCCTCTGCCTCTTCCGCATCCACAAC GCCTCCGCCGTCTGTCTGCGAGCGCCGGTGTCCGAGTCGCTGTCCAGGCTGCAGAGGGACCAGCTGCAGAAGTTTGCCCAGTACCTCATCAGTGAGCTTCCGCAACAG ATATTGCCCACAGCACAGAGGCTTCTGGATGAACTCCTGTCCTCCCAGTCCACTGCCATCAACACAGTCTGTGGAGCCCCAG ATCCCACAGCCGGACCATCCGCCTCAGATCAGAGCACCTGGTACCTGGACGAGTCCACGCTCAGCGACAACATCAAGAAGACGCTGCACAAgttttgtggcccctcaccagTAGTGTTCAG CGATGTGAACTCCATGTACCTGTCGTCCACGGAGCCCCCGGCTGCAGCCGAGTGGGCCTGCCTGTTACGGCCACTGCGGGGGCGGGAGCCCGAGGGCATCTGGAACCTTCTGTCCATCGTCAGGGAAATGTTTAAGAGGAGGGACAGCAACGCCGCGCCTCTGCTGGAGATACTCACAGAGCAGTGTCTCACGTATGAACAG ATCATTGGCTGGTGGTACAGCGTGCGCACCTCGGCCTCCCACAGCAGTGCCAGCGGGCACACAGGCCGCAGTAACGGGCAGACGGAGGTGGCGGCGCATGCCTGTGCCAGCATGTGTGACGAGATGGTGGTGCTGTGGAGGCTGGCTGTGCTCGACCCCACCATGAGCCCACAGAG aCGCCTGGAGCTTGCAGCCCAGCTCAAGCAATGGCACCTGAAAGTGATCGAGATCGTCAAGCGCGGTCAGCACCGCAAGTCCTTGGACAAGCTCTTCCAGGGCTTCAAGCCGGCCGTGGAGTCCTGCTACTTCAACTGGGAGGTGGCCTACCCGCTGGCCGGCATCACCTACTCCAGCACCGACAAGAAGAGCGCCTCCTTCTGCTGGGCCAGGGCAGTGCAGCAGCAGCGCGGGGCCAAGGCCGGCCTGAGCGGGGACCAGCAGGagcccggaggaggaggaggaggaggaggaggaggaagggcggTGGGGTGTGACGGGGGCCCGTACGATCACAAACCTCGCAGCGGCTACCAGCCCCAGCAGGAAGTGGCCGTCCGGCCCAAGGAGACCATCGTGAGCAAGAGGAAAGGTCTGTCGGCCGTGGGAGGGGCCGGGGTGATGATGCGCCTGGGAGGAGGCGTGTCTCTCGCTCTGGAGGGCGAGGGGAAGGGCGTGTACAAGACGGtggcctcttcctcttcctcgtcggGGAGCAAGGCCAAGCTGGCGCAGGGCGGGAAGGTGtccggcggaggaggaggtggaggaggtggcggaggaggaggaggaggaggcggcggcggagggGGAAGCGGGGGCAAGCACCCCAGTGCCAAGCGCCGCACCAGCAGCGAGGACAGCTCCCTGGAGCCCGACATGGCCGAGCTGAGCCTGGACGACGGCTCCAGCCTGGCGCTGGGCGCGGAGGCCAGCAACACCAACAGCTTCGACTTCCTCCCGCCGCCGCCCGAGATGCTGCCCTCGCCCAGCCCGCTGCTCCGAGAGCCGCGCAAGTACGGgggcggaggaggcggcggcggcggcagtggcGGTAGCAGCTCGTCCAAGGAGCGGGTCTTCGAGGGCAAGCGCGTCTCCCACGCCCCCGGGCCACCCGCGGCCGAGGCGCCCGCGTTCTCGAAGGAGTGCGCTCTGCCTGGGGCTGCTGCttccgccaccgccgccgctgctgctgcaggggcGCCTGCTGCCGACAAggaagtggaggtggaggccgAGCTGGAGGAGAACGGAGGCGAGGACGACGGCCTGCCAGACGACGCCCGgccttccacctcctcctccgccgccgccgcgcccgCTCCAACTCTCTCTGCGCCCGTCACGGGCAAGCCGCCGCGAGGGGCCCGCAGGGAAGGAGAGGGCAGCGGGGCCGCCGCAGGACCCCCGGGCCCCGAGGGAGCGGgagcggccgccgccgccggtggTGCCGGAGGAGACCCGATCGGGGAGGACGACTACCAGGCCTACTACCTGAGCGCCGCctcggaggaggggggggaccGGGGCGCCCCCGACAACAATCACGAGGAGGAGCCGGACATCTTCGCCGGCATCAAACCGCTGGAGCAGGAGGGGCGCATGGAG GTGCTGTTTGCGTGTGCGGAGGCTCTGTATGCCCACGGCTACAGTAACGAAGCCTGCCGATTGGCTGTGGAGTTGGCCAGCGACTTGCTAGCCAATCCTCCCGACCTGAAGGTGGAGCAGCCACAAACAAAG GGTAAGAAGAGCAAGGTGTCGACCAGCCGTCAGACTCAGGTGGCCACCAACACGCTGTCCAAAGCAGCCTTCCTGCTGACGGTGCTGAGCGAGCGGCTGGAGCTGCACCACCTGGCCTTCAACATGGGCATGTTCTCCCTGGAGCTGCAGCGGCCCCCCGCCTCCACCAAGGCCCTCGAG gtTAAGCTGGCGTATCAGGAGTCGGAGGTGGTGGCCCTGCTGAAGAAGATCCCGCTGGGCGTGGTGGAGATGAGCCTGATCCGGGACCGGGCCGAGCAGCTGCGCGACGGCAACTTCTGCGACTACCGGCCCGTGCTGCCCCTCATGCTGGCCAGCTTCATATTCGACGTGCTCTGCACCCCAG CGGTGTCTCCCACGGGCTCCCGCCCCCCCAGCCGAAACCGGAACACGGAGATGCCGGGCGACGAGGAGCTGGGCTTTGAGGCTGCCGTGGCGGCGCTGG gcatgaAGACCACAGTGAGTGAAGCGGAACACCCCCTGCTGTGTGAAGGCACCAGGAGGGAGAAAGGCGACCTGGCGCTGGCTCTCATGATCACCTACAAGGACGACCAGAGCAAGCTGAAAAAG ATTCTGGACAAGCTGTTGGACCGTGAGAGCCAGACCCACAAGCCCCAGACGCTGAGCTCCTTCTACTCCAGCAAGCCGGCGGCCGGCAGCCAGAAGAGCCCGTCCAAGCACTCGGCGGCCCACGCCCACGCGCACGCCCACGCCTCCTCGCACTCGGCCCACTCGGCCTCGCAGGGCGGCGGCGTCTCCAAGCACGCCGCGTCGTCCGCCGCCGCCCCTGTGGCCTCCGCCGTCAGCGGGGGCGCGGCCGCCTCCTCGTCCTCATCCCAGGGCGTGGCGGGAGGATGCGCGTCCGGGCAGCAGGGGGCGCTAGGGGGCGCCGGCACGGTGCAGAACGCAGCGGCGGTAGCTGCCACGGCAACGGGAGACGCCATCGCGGGAGAGAGCAGGGATCAAG ACGGAGCGCAGCCCTCCTCGTGCGAGCAGCCGAACGAGGCGGCCCCCTTCAAGCCCGAGGGCACGGTGCCCAGCCGCCTGGCGCTGGGGGGGCGCGGGGCCTACAGCGGCCGCTGCTGGGGCTCCCCCGTGCGGCAGAAGAAGAAGCACACAG gcatggCGAGCATCGACAGCAGCGCCCCGGAGACCACCTCGGACAGCTCGCCCACCCTCAGCCGCCGCCCGCTGCGCGGGGGCTGGGCGGCCGCCTCCTGGGGGAGGGGTCAGGACAGCGACAGCATCAGCAGCTCCTCGTCCGACTCCCTGGGCTCGTCCTCGTCCAGCGGCTCTCGCCGCGCTGGAGGAGGGGCCAGAGCCAAAAGCACCGACACCAGCAG GTATAAAGGGCGTCGCCCCGAGTGCCACGCGCCGCACGTGCCCAATCAGCCCTCGGAGGCGGCGGCTCACTTCTACTTCGAGCTGGCCAAGACGGTGCTCATCAAGGCGGGCGGCAACAGCTCCACGTCCATCTTCACGCAGCCCTCGGCCAGCGGCGGCCACCAGGGCCCCCACCGCAACCTGCACCTCTGTGCCTTCGAGATCGGCCTGTACGCGCTGGGCCTGCACAACTTCGTCTCGCCCAACTGGCTGTCCAGGACCTACTCCTCCCATGTGTCCTggatcacag GTCAGGCCATGGAGATCGGCAGCGCCGCCCTCAACATCCTGGTGGAGTGTTGGGATGGCCACCTCACCCCTCCCGAGGTGGCGTCGCTGGCAGACCGGGCGTCGCGGGCCCGGGACCCCAACATGGTGCGCGCAGCGGCTGAGCTGGCACTGAGCTGCCTGCCCCATGCCCACGCGCTCAACCCCAACGAGATCCAGAGGGCCCTGGTGCAGTGCAAGgagcag GACAACGTGATGCTGGAGAAGGCCTGCATGGCGGTGGAGGAGGCGGCCAAAGGCGGGGGCGTGTACCCCGAGGTGCTGTTCGAGGTGGCGCACCAGTGGTACTGGCTGTACGAGCAGACGGTCGGCGGCGGGTCGGGCTCCCAGCGGGAGGTGCCGGCCCGGTGCGGGGCCAACGGCGGCTCGGCCCGGCGGCAGCAGGAGTCGGGCTGCAGCGTGCTGGAGGGCGGCGGCACCATGGACCAGCAGAGCATGGCGGCGGTCACGGCCTCGGTCACGGCGGCGGCCGTGGTGCCCGTCATCTCGGTGGGCTCCACCATCTACCAGTCGCACACGCTGCCCGGCGCCGCCATGGCGCACACGCAGGGCCTGCACCCCTACACCACCATCCAGGCGCACCTGCCCACCGTGTGCACCTCGCAGTACCTGGGACACCCGCTCCAGCACGTGCCACGGCCCGCCGTCTTCCCCGTACCTGGGGCTGCTTATCCACAG GGGATGCACCCGGCCTTCATTGGTGCCCAGTACCCATTCTCAGTGGCCACTGGCCCCCCGATGGCTGCCACCGCCGTCACCTTCCCAGGGGTCCCTGTGCCGTCCATGACCCAGATCACCGTCCACCCCTACCACACCGAAACGGGGCTGCCGCTCGGCACCACTGTAGCAGGTCCGTGTGGGTTTGTAG GTGGGGTGCATTCAAGCTCTACCATCCAGGCTATTCCCGCCCTTCCGGGTCTCGCCTCCCAGCCCACCTCATTGGTCAGCGCACCCTTTCCCACAGAAGACGAACAGCACAGCCAGCCAATTAGCCAGCAGGGTCTCCACTATTTGCACTCAGCCTACAGAGTTG GTATGCTCGCCCTGGAGATGCTGGGAAGGAGGGCGCACAACGACCACCCCAACAACTTCTCACGTAGCCCTCCCTACACGGAGGACGTCAAGTGGCTTCTGGGGCTGGCGGCTCGTCTGG GTGTGAACTACGTTTACCAGTTCTGCGTGGGCGCTGCCAAAGGCGTGCTCAGCCCGTTCGTGCTGCAGGAGATCATCATGGAGGCGCTGCAGCGGCTCAACCCGGCACACATCCATGCCCACCTACGGACGCCCGCCTTCCATCAGCTCGTGCAGCGCTGCCAGCAGGCCTACCtacag TACATCCACCACCGTCTGATCCACCTGACGCCGGCAGACTACGACGACTTTGTGAACATCATCAGGAGCGCGCGCGGGGCCTTCTGCCTGACGCCGGTGGGCATGATGCAGTTCAACGACGTGCTGCAGAACCTGAAGCGCGGCAAGCAGACCAAGGAGCTGTGGCAGCGCATCTCCCTGGAGATGGCCACCTTCTCCCCCTGA